A stretch of Natronococcus sp. CG52 DNA encodes these proteins:
- a CDS encoding SRPBCC family protein — translation MTRLQVASTPDGRRLEASHVFAAPSEEAWDLLVDTQRWPEWSPLITGVEATDRRVRTGTTGRVSLPGVWLPFEITSCADHRWTWQVARLPVTGHRVDDLGDDRCRLVFELPLRASGYAPVCLRALERIETVLEEEAGAR, via the coding sequence ATGACTCGGCTCCAGGTCGCGTCGACCCCGGACGGCCGCCGACTGGAGGCCTCGCACGTCTTCGCCGCCCCGTCGGAGGAAGCCTGGGATCTGCTCGTCGACACGCAGCGGTGGCCGGAGTGGTCGCCGCTCATCACCGGCGTCGAAGCGACGGATCGTCGGGTTCGAACGGGAACGACCGGGCGAGTGAGTCTCCCCGGCGTCTGGTTGCCGTTCGAAATCACCTCCTGTGCGGATCACCGCTGGACGTGGCAGGTCGCCCGACTGCCCGTAACCGGCCACCGCGTGGACGACCTCGGCGACGACCGGTGCCGACTCGTCTTCGAACTCCCGTTGCGCGCGTCCGGATACGCGCCCGTCTGTCTGCGAGCGCTCGAGCGGATCGAAACGGTCCTCGAGGAGGAAGCGGGCGCTCGCTGA
- a CDS encoding aldo/keto reductase codes for MEYTTLGDTGMEVSRLCLGCMSFGSSDWREWVLDDEESEEILDRAIDLGINFFDTANMYSRGESERILGEALEGRREESVVATKGYFRMREDDPNSGGLSRKAIEQELAASRERLGMDTIDLYQIHRWDDDTPIETTMRALDDAVRRGHVRYVGASSMWAHQLAESLHASDRLGLERFATMQNHYNLVYREEEREMLPLCDRENTGVMPWSPLARGYLTRPHEEIDTTTRGETEEHMYEHPYREGGGREINERVAEVAAEKGATMAQIALAWLLHKDRVDAPIVGTTSVEHLEQAVEALEISLSSSDIAYLEEPYEPVPVSGHS; via the coding sequence ATGGAGTACACGACTCTCGGAGACACGGGGATGGAAGTCAGCCGACTCTGTCTCGGCTGCATGAGCTTCGGCTCGAGCGACTGGCGCGAGTGGGTTCTCGATGACGAGGAGAGCGAAGAGATCCTCGACCGCGCGATCGATCTCGGGATCAACTTCTTCGATACGGCGAACATGTACTCGCGAGGCGAGTCCGAACGCATCCTCGGCGAGGCGCTCGAGGGCCGCCGCGAGGAGTCGGTCGTCGCCACGAAGGGCTACTTCCGGATGCGCGAGGACGACCCGAACTCGGGCGGCCTCTCCCGGAAGGCGATCGAACAGGAGCTCGCGGCCAGCCGCGAGCGACTCGGGATGGACACGATCGACCTCTACCAGATCCACCGCTGGGACGACGATACCCCGATCGAGACGACGATGCGAGCGTTAGACGACGCCGTCCGCCGCGGCCACGTGCGCTACGTCGGCGCCTCCTCGATGTGGGCCCACCAGCTCGCCGAGTCGCTGCACGCGAGCGATCGGCTGGGTCTCGAGCGGTTCGCCACGATGCAGAACCACTACAATCTCGTCTACCGCGAGGAGGAACGCGAGATGCTCCCGCTCTGTGACAGAGAGAACACTGGCGTGATGCCGTGGTCCCCACTGGCTCGAGGGTATCTCACGCGCCCGCACGAAGAAATCGATACGACGACGCGCGGCGAGACGGAAGAGCACATGTACGAGCATCCCTACCGCGAGGGCGGCGGTCGGGAAATCAACGAGCGCGTCGCCGAAGTGGCCGCCGAGAAGGGTGCGACGATGGCTCAGATCGCCCTCGCCTGGCTGCTCCACAAGGACCGGGTCGACGCCCCGATCGTCGGGACCACGAGCGTCGAACACCTGGAGCAGGCCGTCGAGGCGCTCGAGATCTCGCTCTCGTCGTCGGATATCGCGTACCTCGAGGAGCCGTACGAGCCGGTTCCGGTGTCGGGTCACAGCTGA
- a CDS encoding CBS domain-containing protein — protein sequence MELPTPADLRQRRTELGLTQSELADKAEVSQPLIARIEGGDVDPRLSTLRRIVNALEKAESDVVRAEDLMNEAVVNVAPDDPVSEAARKMEAEAYSQLAVIQNGIPVGSISQSDLVHLDSEARDEPIEEHMSESFPTVSKDATLDEISNLLEHYKAVMITEAGETVGIITEADIAARFS from the coding sequence ATGGAACTCCCGACGCCAGCGGACCTCCGCCAGCGCCGCACCGAACTGGGGCTGACCCAGAGCGAACTCGCGGACAAGGCCGAGGTCTCGCAGCCGCTGATCGCCCGAATCGAGGGCGGTGACGTCGATCCGCGCCTCTCGACGCTGCGGCGGATCGTCAACGCACTCGAGAAAGCCGAAAGCGACGTCGTCCGCGCGGAAGACCTCATGAACGAAGCGGTCGTGAACGTCGCGCCGGACGACCCCGTCAGCGAGGCCGCCCGAAAGATGGAGGCCGAAGCCTACTCGCAGCTCGCGGTCATCCAGAACGGCATCCCCGTCGGCTCGATCAGTCAGAGCGATCTCGTCCACCTCGACTCCGAGGCGCGCGACGAACCCATCGAGGAACACATGAGCGAGAGTTTTCCGACGGTGTCGAAGGACGCGACGCTGGACGAGATCAGCAATCTGCTCGAACACTACAAGGCCGTGATGATCACCGAGGCGGGCGAGACCGTCGGTATCATCACTGAGGCAGACATCGCCGCGCGGTTCTCCTAG
- a CDS encoding short-chain fatty acid transporter yields MSTESPAARGNVIERAGERIADAVERWMPSPFLFAIILSYVVFVVGMVVQGEGPTDMVFHWYDGFWAFLTFAMQMVLIIMTGFVIAYHPYVNSALQRLATMPRTNKQAVVLVGVVSMALAWVHWGFSLVVGAIFAREMGKAAYREGIEVHYPLLCVAGYMGLGLTWHWGLSGSAPLLLATPGNEFIELGIVDDPVGTSATIFSSYALALTALSIVFAAIVLYLLTPSPERSKGITEYIAEEELFEATPDGGRDEEVTDEPAPEPNADRRDETLPAERIDNSRLLGGFIALTGVAVVGWQFWTLGLDALDLNVLNFAFLFVGLAIYTRPAVYRERFGEAAEAAAGIILLFPFFAGIQGMMAGSGLAETMAEGMLAISTPETFPVIAWLTAAVVNLFVPSGGGEWIVLGPSVLGAAQDLGIPIGHATMAYAVGDAHTNLLNPFWALPLLAITQIRAREMFGYAIAMLLALVPFLAVVLYFLPY; encoded by the coding sequence ATGTCGACCGAATCACCGGCGGCACGTGGCAACGTTATCGAACGAGCGGGGGAACGCATCGCGGACGCGGTCGAGCGGTGGATGCCGAGCCCGTTCCTGTTCGCGATCATCCTCTCGTACGTCGTGTTCGTGGTAGGAATGGTCGTTCAGGGGGAAGGGCCGACGGACATGGTGTTTCACTGGTACGACGGCTTCTGGGCCTTCCTGACGTTCGCGATGCAGATGGTCCTGATCATCATGACGGGATTCGTCATCGCGTATCACCCCTACGTCAACAGCGCGCTCCAGCGGCTGGCGACGATGCCACGGACCAACAAGCAGGCGGTCGTCCTGGTTGGCGTCGTCTCGATGGCGCTGGCTTGGGTTCACTGGGGGTTTAGCCTCGTCGTCGGCGCGATCTTCGCCCGGGAGATGGGGAAAGCCGCCTATCGTGAGGGGATTGAGGTCCACTATCCGCTCCTCTGCGTCGCCGGCTACATGGGACTCGGACTCACCTGGCACTGGGGACTATCCGGGTCGGCACCGCTCTTGCTCGCGACGCCGGGCAACGAGTTCATCGAACTCGGCATCGTCGACGATCCCGTCGGTACGTCGGCGACGATCTTCAGTTCGTACGCGCTCGCGCTGACCGCCCTGTCGATCGTCTTCGCGGCGATCGTGCTCTACCTGCTGACGCCCTCGCCGGAGCGGTCGAAGGGCATCACCGAGTACATCGCCGAAGAAGAGCTGTTCGAGGCTACGCCGGACGGCGGGCGCGACGAAGAGGTGACGGACGAACCCGCGCCGGAGCCGAACGCGGACCGGCGTGACGAGACGCTGCCGGCGGAGCGGATCGACAACAGCCGACTCCTCGGCGGATTCATCGCTCTGACCGGCGTCGCCGTGGTCGGCTGGCAGTTCTGGACGCTCGGACTCGACGCGCTCGACCTGAACGTGCTGAACTTCGCGTTCCTGTTCGTCGGCCTCGCGATCTACACCCGTCCGGCCGTCTACCGCGAGCGGTTCGGAGAAGCCGCGGAAGCCGCCGCGGGAATTATTCTCCTGTTTCCCTTCTTCGCGGGGATCCAGGGGATGATGGCCGGCTCCGGGCTCGCGGAGACGATGGCCGAAGGAATGCTCGCGATCTCGACGCCGGAGACGTTCCCCGTGATCGCCTGGCTCACCGCGGCCGTGGTCAACCTCTTCGTTCCCTCCGGAGGCGGCGAGTGGATCGTCCTCGGGCCGTCGGTACTCGGGGCCGCGCAGGATCTGGGAATTCCGATCGGACACGCGACGATGGCCTACGCCGTCGGCGACGCCCACACGAATCTGCTGAATCCGTTCTGGGCGCTCCCGCTGCTCGCGATCACGCAGATCAGGGCGCGAGAGATGTTCGGGTACGCGATCGCCATGCTACTCGCGCTCGTTCCCTTCCTGGCGGTGGTGCTGTACTTCCTGCCGTACTGA
- a CDS encoding penicillin acylase family protein: MTADPTRRTVLAGALAAGVGGLTLTSARELLEQFAPLSGTAWDAADRTLPEAVESPYGAATVRYDDYGVPHVDSESEPAAYFAVGYVQAFDRLAQLDLQRRVMRGQLSELVGDATLEDDEFHVAMDFAGAAEATWEHVAETPAGPLVEAYADGVNAVVDRGALPLEFELLGYEPEPWTPADSMLMEKQISWTLTGNFGELRRALIADRLGEDVLEELYPERMDHDVPILRESVDGETLERPSMTESEPVDPALTNWLSRFESPTGVGSNSWVVSGDHTTSGQPIVAYDPHLSLMAPPLWYEQHVETPETSVRGATFPGVPFVITGANEHGTWSFTNVGADVLDCYRYEIDEDGERYRYRGEWREFETEEREIAVADGENRTLTLRKTVHGPVIEREERTVGVAWTGHTATRTTEAIYEYERSEGIDDLLEATRRFDLPTQNLVYADADGRTLYYATGKLPVREIDGEAVSGNRIFDGSAAEGEWEGFTPFGDSTWDGFVPFEEKPHEIDPGVLATANQRVVDDPEHYIGVAFATPYRGARIYDRLDERVESSEPTDPDLHRTLQNDIYDARAEHLVPELLESLEAHDDRSDELADAGETLAAWEYEMEADSRGALIFARWIDHFRRLVLEPEFDDAGLDESYYPNDWVIATLPEESAFFEVRSRAETMVEGLEGALDEIDEEGWGTYGDWNSTRVIEHPFGPEAPFLNYPERAADGSRATVKNYRVETAVGASWRMVVEPGGDATAILPGGNSGDYFSEHYADQFERWLANDQKPMDRVLEGEPDVTFEEGSS; this comes from the coding sequence GTGACAGCAGATCCGACTCGGCGCACCGTCCTCGCCGGCGCACTCGCCGCCGGCGTCGGCGGGCTGACGCTCACGTCCGCCCGGGAGTTGCTCGAGCAGTTCGCGCCCCTCTCGGGAACCGCCTGGGACGCCGCCGACAGGACGTTGCCCGAAGCCGTCGAGAGCCCGTACGGCGCCGCGACCGTGCGATACGACGACTACGGCGTGCCACACGTCGACTCGGAGTCCGAACCCGCGGCGTACTTCGCCGTCGGCTACGTGCAGGCGTTCGACCGCCTCGCGCAACTCGACCTGCAGCGGCGGGTCATGCGGGGCCAACTCTCGGAACTCGTCGGCGATGCGACGCTCGAGGACGACGAGTTCCACGTCGCGATGGACTTCGCGGGCGCGGCCGAGGCGACCTGGGAGCACGTCGCCGAGACGCCCGCCGGACCGCTCGTCGAGGCCTACGCGGACGGCGTCAACGCGGTCGTCGACCGCGGCGCACTGCCGCTCGAGTTCGAACTGCTCGGCTACGAGCCGGAGCCGTGGACGCCCGCCGACTCGATGCTGATGGAGAAGCAGATCTCGTGGACGCTGACGGGGAACTTCGGCGAGCTCCGCCGCGCGCTGATCGCCGACCGACTCGGCGAGGACGTCCTCGAGGAGCTCTACCCGGAACGGATGGACCACGACGTTCCGATCCTGCGGGAGTCGGTGGATGGGGAGACGCTCGAGCGACCGTCCATGACCGAGAGCGAGCCGGTCGATCCGGCCCTGACGAACTGGCTCTCTCGGTTCGAGTCGCCGACGGGCGTCGGCTCGAACAGCTGGGTCGTCTCGGGCGACCACACCACCAGCGGGCAGCCGATCGTCGCCTACGATCCGCACCTCTCGCTGATGGCGCCGCCGCTGTGGTACGAACAACACGTCGAGACGCCCGAAACATCGGTCCGCGGCGCGACCTTCCCCGGCGTCCCGTTCGTCATCACGGGCGCGAACGAACACGGGACCTGGTCGTTCACGAACGTCGGCGCGGACGTGCTGGATTGCTACCGGTACGAGATCGACGAGGACGGCGAACGATACCGCTACCGTGGCGAGTGGCGCGAGTTCGAGACCGAGGAGCGCGAGATCGCCGTCGCCGACGGCGAAAACCGGACGCTCACCCTCAGGAAGACCGTCCACGGACCGGTGATCGAGCGCGAGGAGCGGACGGTCGGGGTCGCCTGGACCGGCCACACGGCCACGCGAACGACGGAAGCGATCTACGAGTACGAGCGAAGCGAGGGGATCGACGACCTGCTCGAGGCGACCCGGCGGTTCGACCTGCCGACGCAGAACCTCGTCTACGCCGACGCCGACGGCCGGACGCTGTACTACGCGACGGGCAAACTCCCGGTTCGGGAGATCGACGGCGAGGCGGTCTCGGGGAATCGGATCTTCGACGGCTCCGCGGCCGAGGGTGAGTGGGAGGGGTTCACCCCCTTCGGCGACTCCACCTGGGACGGGTTCGTCCCCTTCGAGGAGAAGCCCCACGAGATCGATCCGGGCGTCCTCGCGACGGCCAACCAGCGCGTCGTCGACGATCCCGAACACTACATCGGCGTGGCCTTCGCGACTCCCTACCGCGGCGCGCGCATCTACGACCGCCTCGACGAGCGCGTCGAGTCGAGCGAGCCGACGGATCCCGACCTTCACCGCACCCTTCAGAACGACATTTACGACGCCCGGGCCGAACACCTCGTCCCCGAGTTGCTCGAGTCGCTGGAGGCGCACGACGATCGCTCGGACGAACTCGCGGATGCCGGCGAGACGCTCGCCGCGTGGGAGTACGAGATGGAGGCGGATTCCCGCGGCGCGCTGATCTTCGCCCGCTGGATAGACCACTTCCGACGACTGGTCCTCGAGCCCGAGTTCGACGACGCCGGCCTCGACGAGTCGTACTATCCCAACGACTGGGTGATCGCGACGCTGCCCGAGGAGAGCGCGTTCTTCGAAGTGCGGTCGCGAGCCGAGACGATGGTCGAGGGGCTCGAGGGTGCCCTCGACGAAATCGACGAGGAAGGGTGGGGCACCTACGGCGACTGGAACTCGACGCGCGTGATCGAGCACCCGTTCGGCCCGGAAGCGCCCTTCCTCAACTACCCCGAGAGAGCGGCGGACGGCTCGCGGGCGACGGTGAAGAACTACCGCGTCGAGACGGCGGTTGGCGCGAGCTGGCGCATGGTCGTCGAACCCGGCGGCGACGCCACGGCAATCTTGCCCGGCGGCAACTCCGGGGACTACTTCTCCGAGCACTACGCCGACCAGTTCGAGCGCTGGCTCGCGAACGACCAGAAACCGATGGACCGGGTGCTCGAGGGGGAGCCCGACGTCACCTTCGAGGAGGGGTCGTCGTGA
- a CDS encoding winged helix-turn-helix transcriptional regulator, with protein sequence MAPPESSSQHQDHDDACPVVESLEQIGSQWRLAVLHALLDGEHRFNELKRATGANARTLSRVLDDLGETGFVERRLEEDAPIATYYSLTEKGESLEPVFDEVACWATSWLDEEALEKR encoded by the coding sequence ATGGCACCCCCCGAATCCTCGAGTCAGCACCAGGACCACGACGACGCCTGTCCCGTCGTCGAATCGCTCGAACAGATCGGCTCACAGTGGCGACTCGCCGTCCTCCACGCGCTGCTCGACGGCGAACACCGGTTCAACGAACTCAAACGGGCGACCGGCGCCAACGCGCGGACGCTCTCGCGCGTGCTCGACGACCTCGGCGAGACGGGGTTCGTCGAGCGTCGTCTCGAGGAGGACGCACCGATCGCCACCTACTACAGCCTCACGGAGAAAGGCGAATCGCTCGAGCCGGTGTTCGACGAGGTCGCGTGCTGGGCGACCAGCTGGCTCGACGAGGAGGCGCTCGAGAAACGGTAA
- a CDS encoding DUF555 domain-containing protein — translation MGNYLVAMEAAWLVRDVEEIDDAIGVAVSEAGKRLNSEGMDYVEVEVGATGCPACGEPFDSAFVAADTALVGLALEMDVFNADGEEHASRIAKSEVGGALRDVPLSVVEIIETEEDE, via the coding sequence ATGGGAAATTATCTCGTCGCGATGGAAGCAGCATGGTTGGTACGTGACGTCGAGGAGATCGACGATGCGATCGGCGTCGCCGTCAGCGAGGCCGGAAAACGACTCAACAGCGAAGGCATGGACTACGTCGAGGTCGAGGTCGGCGCAACGGGCTGTCCCGCCTGCGGTGAGCCCTTCGACTCCGCGTTCGTCGCGGCCGACACCGCACTGGTCGGACTGGCGCTCGAGATGGACGTGTTCAACGCCGACGGCGAGGAACACGCCTCTCGCATCGCGAAGAGCGAGGTCGGCGGCGCGCTGCGCGACGTCCCGCTCTCCGTCGTCGAGATCATCGAAACCGAGGAAGACGAGTAG